A DNA window from Anaerocolumna sp. AGMB13020 contains the following coding sequences:
- a CDS encoding heavy metal translocating P-type ATPase, producing the protein MINILKDGEKRTVLFLMISLPALIISFFNIGGFAFDAAWIAVLLCGIPIVKEAVTGFVTEFDIKADVLVSIALVASVIIGETFAAGEVAFIMTIGAYLEERTVAKARAGIEGLIKMTPSTARRLKDGKESVVPAAEVLAGDILRVLPGETIAVDGIILKGQTSIDQSVMTGESLPVDKKEGDKVSSGTVNQFGSFDMKAEKVGEDSSFQRLVRLVESADAGKAKIVGVADRFATWIVVIALLSAAITWFVTGEIIRSVTVLVVFCPCALVLATPTAIMAAIGNASKYGILVREGDALERLSKVKCVAFDKTGTITYGKPAVSAVVPIEDISAKELLEMAAALEQRSEHPLGKAIVKHYNHLSETAPPEAEGFRMNTGMGVTAVWQGKRVYAGNENLLKEYAIVMPESLKKESEAARENGGTVIYLAIEGKAVGLIVLSDTLRPQIADIVGEIHKTGITTLLLTGDEKNAGVHMGTRAGILKIHTNCLPEDKLSVIKEYEKNGEPVCMIGDGINDAPALKTAHVGIAMGGIGSDVAIEAADMAFISDDIKELPHLLKLSKQMMKTIKVNLVASMALNFLAIALAITGILNPVLGALVHNVGSVAVITSSSLLLKWRS; encoded by the coding sequence GTGATAAACATTCTAAAAGATGGGGAGAAACGAACTGTCTTATTTCTAATGATATCCCTGCCAGCCCTGATTATCAGCTTTTTTAATATTGGTGGTTTTGCCTTTGATGCTGCCTGGATTGCAGTTCTGTTATGCGGCATACCTATTGTAAAAGAAGCGGTAACCGGTTTCGTAACAGAATTTGATATCAAAGCCGATGTACTGGTATCAATTGCATTGGTTGCATCTGTTATAATAGGGGAAACCTTTGCAGCAGGTGAAGTAGCATTTATTATGACCATTGGTGCTTATCTGGAAGAACGTACAGTTGCAAAAGCAAGAGCCGGAATAGAAGGATTAATTAAGATGACACCTTCAACTGCGAGACGCCTAAAGGATGGAAAAGAATCCGTTGTACCTGCAGCTGAGGTATTAGCCGGTGATATATTAAGGGTTCTGCCAGGGGAAACCATAGCAGTCGATGGTATTATCCTGAAAGGACAGACCTCCATCGACCAGTCTGTAATGACTGGAGAATCCCTGCCCGTAGATAAGAAAGAAGGGGACAAGGTATCCTCTGGTACTGTCAATCAGTTTGGTTCCTTCGACATGAAGGCCGAGAAGGTTGGCGAAGACAGCTCTTTTCAGCGGCTGGTGCGGCTAGTGGAATCTGCAGATGCCGGGAAGGCTAAAATTGTAGGAGTGGCTGACCGTTTCGCGACCTGGATTGTTGTAATTGCTTTATTATCAGCAGCTATAACCTGGTTTGTAACTGGGGAGATTATTCGGTCTGTAACTGTACTGGTTGTATTCTGCCCCTGTGCCCTGGTACTTGCTACCCCCACGGCAATTATGGCAGCCATCGGAAATGCTTCAAAATACGGAATTTTAGTCAGAGAAGGGGATGCACTGGAACGACTCTCAAAGGTTAAATGCGTAGCTTTTGACAAGACCGGTACCATAACCTATGGTAAACCCGCAGTAAGTGCAGTTGTGCCAATTGAGGATATATCGGCTAAAGAGTTATTGGAAATGGCAGCCGCGTTGGAGCAGCGTTCAGAACACCCCTTAGGCAAAGCGATTGTTAAACATTACAATCATCTTTCAGAAACTGCTCCCCCGGAAGCAGAAGGCTTTCGAATGAATACCGGAATGGGAGTCACGGCTGTATGGCAAGGGAAACGTGTTTACGCTGGTAATGAGAACCTGTTAAAGGAATATGCCATTGTAATGCCGGAGAGTTTAAAGAAAGAAAGCGAAGCTGCAAGAGAGAATGGCGGAACCGTTATATACCTGGCCATAGAAGGGAAAGCGGTCGGACTAATAGTTCTATCCGATACCCTGAGACCACAGATAGCAGATATTGTTGGTGAGATACATAAAACAGGGATAACAACCTTACTATTAACCGGAGATGAAAAAAACGCAGGAGTTCATATGGGAACCAGGGCGGGGATTTTAAAAATACATACCAATTGTCTTCCGGAAGATAAATTATCCGTTATAAAGGAGTATGAAAAGAATGGAGAGCCTGTCTGTATGATCGGTGATGGAATCAATGATGCCCCGGCGTTAAAGACCGCCCATGTAGGAATTGCTATGGGAGGGATTGGAAGCGATGTTGCGATTGAAGCAGCAGATATGGCATTTATCAGTGATGATATAAAGGAGTTGCCCCATCTTCTAAAACTTTCAAAGCAGATGATGAAAACAATCAAAGTTAACCTGGTTGCATCCATGGCACTTAATTTCCTGGCAATTGCCCTTGCAATTACAGGAATATTGAATCCCGTGTTAGGTGCCTTAGTACATAATGTCGGTTCTGTTGCAGTAATTACCAGCTCCTCGCTGCTACTCAAATGGAGGAGCTGA
- a CDS encoding Crp/Fnr family transcriptional regulator encodes MDKIEILKQNSLFTGIEEKEFDSMLSCLDAREKDYQKDDYILRAGNPIHEIGIVLKGSVIVIKEDYWGNRTIIGRMSVSDMFAESFSFAAITKLPVSVVAAENASILFIDCRQILQTHTSPCNYNSVLTGNMVRILANKNVMLMQKIDHISSRSIREKLLSYLSTQAMNSKNQAFIIPYNRQELADYLCIDRSAMSSELGRLRDEGILKFHKNEFELL; translated from the coding sequence ATGGATAAAATTGAAATATTAAAGCAAAATTCCTTGTTCACGGGTATTGAGGAAAAAGAGTTTGATTCTATGCTTTCCTGTCTCGATGCCAGAGAGAAGGATTATCAAAAAGACGACTATATTCTAAGGGCAGGTAATCCTATTCATGAAATCGGTATCGTTTTAAAAGGCAGCGTTATAGTAATAAAGGAGGATTATTGGGGTAACCGAACTATAATAGGCAGAATGTCGGTATCGGATATGTTTGCGGAGTCCTTCTCTTTTGCAGCAATAACTAAACTACCTGTCAGCGTAGTAGCGGCCGAGAATGCCAGCATACTCTTTATTGACTGCCGCCAAATTCTTCAGACACATACTTCCCCCTGCAATTATAATTCTGTTTTAACCGGTAACATGGTACGGATTCTTGCAAATAAAAACGTAATGCTAATGCAGAAGATCGATCATATATCCAGCCGCTCCATTAGAGAAAAATTACTTTCCTATCTGTCTACACAGGCAATGAATTCAAAAAATCAAGCATTTATCATTCCATACAACAGACAGGAATTAGCAGATTATCTTTGCATTGACAGAAGTGCCATGTCCAGTGAACTGGGCCGGTTAAGAGATGAAGGAATACTGAAATTCCATAAAAATGAGTTTGAATTGTTGTAG
- a CDS encoding helix-turn-helix domain-containing protein gives MKDNFYTIYQVADQLGMSHKTIRSFISDGRLKASKVGKQWRITEAELQSFVHQGESTEDEPKESLNNISFELPSEGTENHIKVSAVLDIIQQDKEQFMRLSNTLLANMNGGGFKLRGCTLNVKYYEQDRSVKIFLWGSISFIQDMLETIKMLNETV, from the coding sequence TTGAAGGATAATTTTTATACAATATATCAGGTAGCAGATCAATTGGGAATGAGCCATAAAACCATCAGGAGTTTTATATCAGATGGCAGACTAAAGGCTTCCAAGGTAGGCAAACAATGGCGAATAACAGAAGCAGAGCTTCAGTCTTTCGTTCATCAAGGTGAAAGTACGGAAGATGAACCGAAAGAATCGCTTAACAATATCTCTTTTGAATTACCCTCTGAGGGAACGGAGAATCACATAAAGGTGTCAGCAGTGCTTGACATCATACAACAGGATAAAGAGCAGTTCATGCGATTATCCAATACCCTCCTGGCTAATATGAATGGAGGAGGCTTTAAGCTGAGAGGCTGTACGCTGAATGTTAAATACTACGAACAGGATAGAAGCGTAAAGATATTTCTCTGGGGCAGTATTAGCTTTATTCAAGACATGCTGGAAACTATAAAGATGTTGAACGAAACTGTTTAA
- a CDS encoding NAD(P)H-dependent oxidoreductase, whose amino-acid sequence MNDKNQQILDAIQNRYACKKFDKDRIISEEDFNTILEAGRLSPSSFGFEPWKFLVIQKEEVRNKLLPVAWGAQNSLKGASHFVILLARRGKDVVSDADYIWNIMTEVQRLPENIALQKKEFFGNFQKNDFKLLENERTAYDWASKQTYIALANMLTTAAFLGIDSCPIEGFNIEAVEKLLEEENILDSEHFGVSLMAGFGYRAQEPGVKTRRPQSEVVQWV is encoded by the coding sequence ATGAATGATAAGAACCAGCAGATTCTGGATGCAATCCAAAATCGTTATGCCTGTAAAAAGTTTGACAAAGACAGGATTATTTCTGAAGAAGATTTTAATACCATATTAGAAGCAGGAAGATTATCTCCCAGTTCCTTTGGGTTTGAGCCCTGGAAATTCCTTGTAATACAGAAGGAAGAAGTAAGAAACAAATTATTACCTGTTGCCTGGGGAGCTCAGAACAGTTTAAAGGGAGCCAGCCATTTTGTTATTTTACTGGCACGTCGTGGAAAAGATGTGGTATCTGATGCAGATTATATCTGGAATATAATGACTGAGGTACAGAGATTACCAGAAAATATCGCTTTGCAGAAGAAAGAATTCTTTGGAAATTTTCAGAAAAATGATTTTAAGCTTCTGGAGAATGAAAGGACTGCTTATGACTGGGCTTCCAAACAGACATATATAGCTCTTGCCAATATGCTTACAACAGCAGCATTTTTAGGAATTGATTCCTGTCCTATTGAAGGTTTTAACATAGAAGCAGTAGAAAAGCTGTTAGAAGAAGAGAATATTCTTGATTCAGAACATTTCGGTGTATCTTTGATGGCAGGTTTTGGTTACAGAGCGCAGGAGCCAGGTGTTAAGACCAGACGTCCTCAAAGTGAAGTTGTTCAATGGGTGTAA
- a CDS encoding winged helix-turn-helix transcriptional regulator: MLQFQAGECSDRPCPVETTLNIISGKWKGIILFRLLGGKKRFNELQKLMTKVTHRTLTLQLRELEKDGIVKRTVYAEVPPRVEYELTELGLSMTPIIKSIYDWGLNYQNNVIPSPSPAD, translated from the coding sequence ATGTTGCAGTTTCAAGCCGGGGAATGTTCTGACAGACCCTGCCCTGTAGAAACCACCTTAAATATTATAAGCGGTAAATGGAAAGGAATTATTCTTTTTCGTTTATTGGGGGGTAAAAAAAGATTCAATGAGCTTCAGAAGCTCATGACAAAGGTAACTCACCGCACTCTTACGCTACAACTACGTGAGTTAGAAAAAGACGGTATCGTAAAGAGAACGGTTTATGCAGAAGTTCCGCCAAGGGTGGAATATGAATTGACTGAGCTTGGTTTGTCCATGACCCCGATTATTAAATCCATATATGATTGGGGATTAAACTATCAGAATAATGTAATTCCTTCACCAAGCCCAGCGGACTGA
- a CDS encoding GNAT family N-acetyltransferase, whose amino-acid sequence MEITTIRRNSLLIAFVQEKEIVIKDIQSALDLLATVWYETGSNYLIITKESITEDFFVLSTRLAGEILQKFINYNIKVAITGDYSGYTSKPLKDFIYECNNGKDIFFLSTIEEAIDKFTQAFNPVRLNAGKFHGLGDDTIGFKALNTADAAAIHEYASDPEVSRYIGWRLMKSQDETYQHVETMIKRETELIQLYASVYLRETGEIIGTVMLFHMELEAANAEIGYVFRKDAWGKGYGSRSIALISDFVFNTLKFHRLYANVAAENVGSGKILLKNGFLLEGRLKDHYLVEERYCDRLIYGKLATI is encoded by the coding sequence ATGGAGATAACAACAATTAGAAGAAATTCTTTACTGATAGCTTTCGTACAGGAAAAGGAGATCGTTATTAAAGATATCCAGAGTGCATTGGATCTCCTTGCTACTGTGTGGTATGAAACCGGCAGCAATTATCTGATTATAACCAAGGAATCCATAACAGAAGATTTTTTTGTCTTAAGTACCCGGCTAGCAGGCGAAATACTTCAGAAATTCATTAATTATAATATTAAGGTGGCAATAACAGGAGATTACTCCGGCTATACCAGTAAACCGTTGAAGGATTTTATTTATGAATGCAATAATGGTAAGGATATTTTCTTCTTATCCACAATAGAGGAGGCTATTGATAAATTTACGCAAGCTTTTAATCCGGTCAGATTAAATGCGGGAAAATTTCATGGATTAGGAGACGATACAATAGGCTTTAAGGCTCTTAATACAGCTGATGCAGCAGCTATCCATGAATATGCTTCTGATCCAGAGGTTTCACGATATATTGGCTGGAGGTTAATGAAAAGTCAGGATGAGACATATCAACATGTGGAAACAATGATAAAGAGAGAAACAGAATTAATCCAATTGTATGCTTCTGTTTATTTAAGAGAAACAGGTGAGATCATTGGAACTGTAATGCTCTTTCATATGGAGCTGGAAGCAGCGAATGCCGAAATAGGATATGTATTCCGAAAAGATGCATGGGGGAAAGGTTATGGAAGCAGAAGCATTGCCTTAATCAGTGATTTTGTATTCAATACTCTGAAATTTCATAGGCTGTATGCCAATGTCGCAGCTGAGAATGTAGGTTCCGGTAAGATACTGTTAAAGAATGGTTTTCTACTGGAGGGCAGGCTTAAGGATCACTATCTGGTAGAGGAAAGATATTGTGACAGGCTAATATACGGAAAACTAGCGACGATATAA
- a CDS encoding cupin domain-containing protein, whose product MSAQYLKNIDFENILHLEELVAYQTGQVVSRTLVQNKSVGVTLFSFDKGEQISTHASTGDAMVSILTGEALITIGEKEYSLSAGETIVMPNNIPHAVYAKEQFKMLLTVIFPYQ is encoded by the coding sequence ATGTCAGCACAATATTTAAAGAACATTGATTTTGAAAACATACTGCACTTGGAAGAATTGGTTGCTTATCAGACAGGACAGGTAGTAAGCCGTACGCTGGTGCAGAATAAATCTGTAGGCGTCACCTTATTTTCTTTTGATAAAGGAGAGCAGATCAGCACCCATGCTTCCACTGGAGATGCGATGGTCAGTATCCTCACCGGAGAAGCCCTCATTACAATAGGTGAAAAGGAATATAGTCTGTCTGCCGGAGAGACCATTGTTATGCCAAACAATATACCTCATGCCGTATATGCCAAAGAACAATTTAAGATGCTGCTTACAGTAATTTTCCCATACCAATAA
- the udk gene encoding uridine kinase, with protein MKNIVVIGVAGGSASGKTTVVNRLQNICDNRVVLLSHDYYYKPFSELSPVERTKINYDHPDAFDTDLLIEDIKKLKRGEGIDRPVYSYIENTRLKETERVNPAKVIILDGFMIFENEKLRELMDIKVFVDTDADERLIRRIKRDVNERGRDLNSVITQYTETVKPMHELFVEPYKKYADIIIPRGGLNDIAIDMLVHRIEAIAMED; from the coding sequence ATGAAAAACATTGTTGTTATCGGTGTTGCAGGAGGTTCAGCTTCCGGAAAGACCACCGTGGTTAACCGTTTGCAGAATATCTGCGACAATAGAGTGGTACTTCTCAGCCACGATTATTATTATAAACCATTTTCTGAGCTGTCACCGGTGGAAAGAACTAAGATTAACTATGATCATCCGGATGCTTTTGACACAGATCTTTTAATAGAGGATATTAAGAAACTTAAAAGAGGTGAGGGGATTGACAGACCGGTTTACTCCTATATTGAGAATACCCGTTTAAAGGAAACCGAGAGAGTTAATCCGGCAAAAGTTATTATACTGGATGGTTTCATGATATTTGAAAATGAGAAATTAAGAGAATTGATGGACATAAAAGTATTTGTGGATACCGATGCGGATGAAAGATTGATCCGTAGAATCAAGCGGGATGTAAATGAGAGAGGAAGAGACCTTAATTCCGTAATAACACAGTATACAGAAACAGTGAAGCCCATGCATGAACTTTTCGTAGAACCTTATAAGAAGTATGCGGATATTATCATCCCCAGAGGCGGCCTTAATGACATAGCAATTGATATGCTGGTGCATCGTATAGAAGCAATAGCAATGGAGGATTAA
- a CDS encoding MFS transporter has translation MNRKYKKNIVLLYAFTFFDGFILAYMIERLFWAERGMSITMVVATEIIYGISVAVFELPSGLLADKFGRKKLLATAGFLSVIEMILIYNAQDYWWFAAAVFLGGISTAMESGSLQAIMYDSLAAEGAKDNYEAVYGRFRAIDTAGSVIAAFLGAFTAYNAGMELNYQISIGSKFAAFILLLFLTEVPTGVSKERKEGRTLRDYYKEVRAFFKKNRLLSLYCMNGLVLGACWNYVDEFWQLLMQEVDVPVLYFGAIMVLYSIFTIPGNLMVQRIKGKINYTLFFGLIPFLYGGGFLLIGYLRNYLVLLPFIFLGIWHGFVEPLLSGCIQHHTKSSVRATMESVFSLMLRIVAIFVGLLFSMYADRSIFKGYQVLGAIALGFGVLNSILMVMQKQKKSA, from the coding sequence ATGAATAGAAAATATAAAAAGAATATAGTATTACTCTATGCCTTTACCTTTTTTGATGGGTTTATACTGGCTTATATGATTGAAAGGCTTTTCTGGGCGGAACGAGGAATGTCCATCACTATGGTAGTTGCTACAGAGATTATTTATGGAATATCTGTAGCAGTATTTGAGTTACCCTCAGGACTGCTTGCGGATAAGTTTGGCAGAAAGAAGCTGCTTGCTACGGCAGGGTTTCTGTCAGTAATAGAAATGATATTAATATATAATGCCCAGGATTATTGGTGGTTTGCCGCTGCAGTATTTTTAGGGGGAATCAGTACAGCTATGGAGAGCGGGAGTCTTCAGGCTATCATGTATGATTCTCTTGCAGCAGAGGGTGCGAAGGATAATTATGAGGCTGTTTATGGCAGATTCAGAGCAATAGATACGGCGGGCTCTGTTATAGCTGCTTTTCTTGGGGCTTTTACAGCATATAATGCAGGCATGGAACTGAATTATCAGATATCAATTGGCAGTAAGTTTGCAGCTTTTATTCTGCTGTTATTTTTGACAGAAGTACCAACAGGAGTAAGTAAAGAGAGAAAGGAAGGACGAACTCTCAGGGATTACTATAAGGAAGTAAGAGCTTTTTTCAAGAAAAACCGTTTGCTGTCTCTTTATTGCATGAATGGCTTGGTCCTTGGGGCCTGCTGGAATTATGTGGATGAGTTCTGGCAGCTGCTAATGCAGGAAGTAGATGTGCCGGTTCTTTATTTTGGAGCGATAATGGTTCTATACAGTATTTTTACAATACCCGGTAATCTTATGGTGCAGCGTATAAAAGGAAAGATAAATTATACTTTATTTTTTGGTCTGATACCTTTCTTATATGGAGGAGGCTTTCTTCTGATCGGCTATTTGAGAAATTATCTGGTTTTGCTTCCTTTCATCTTTTTAGGGATTTGGCATGGTTTTGTTGAACCGCTGTTAAGCGGATGTATTCAGCATCATACCAAGAGCAGTGTTAGGGCTACGATGGAGTCAGTTTTTTCACTAATGTTAAGAATCGTTGCTATATTTGTGGGGTTGTTGTTTAGTATGTATGCAGATCGCAGCATTTTTAAGGGATATCAGGTATTAGGCGCAATTGCATTGGGGTTTGGTGTGCTGAATAGTATCTTGATGGTAATGCAGAAGCAGAAGAAGAGTGCTTAA
- a CDS encoding metal-sensing transcriptional repressor, translating to MKQCMDSDNLHRRLNKIMGQIKAIDKMVEEDIPCEDVLIQINAAKSALHKVGQIVLEGHLNHCVKEGIEHGDADKTIANFSKAVEHFSRMS from the coding sequence ATGAAACAATGCATGGATTCAGATAATCTGCATCGACGTTTAAATAAGATAATGGGTCAGATAAAAGCAATTGATAAAATGGTAGAGGAAGATATTCCCTGTGAAGATGTCCTGATTCAGATCAATGCTGCCAAAAGTGCGCTGCACAAGGTAGGGCAGATTGTATTAGAGGGTCATTTAAATCACTGTGTGAAAGAAGGGATAGAACATGGAGATGCGGATAAGACCATAGCCAATTTCTCAAAGGCAGTGGAGCATTTCTCCAGAATGTCTTAA